The Montipora capricornis isolate CH-2021 chromosome 1, ASM3666992v2, whole genome shotgun sequence genome contains a region encoding:
- the LOC138050539 gene encoding uncharacterized protein encodes MCSIEETFERDGKMPAYYRRYVDDTLTIVSNIASANEFLETLNHCHPSVKFTMEIENNGMLPFLGTQLLNKSTQIQTKVYVKPTNTGLLLHYKSHVDDRYKRGLLKTMLDRAFRLSSNWSYFSDECDRLKMVFSRLSYPDRLINSTISRFIAVKASDQPVLELPAVNNELKAVPVVLPFKDQSSADIVRAQLRDLSQKIQVTVRPVFVSHKIKQHLKPREVKPPIVNQQSLVYQFKCDLCDASYVGYTRRHLHQRVDEHKNASSSIGKHFRVEHSYVPNDLTRNFTILKKCKSKFDCLIYEMFLINELRPSLNVQSDSIRAKVF; translated from the coding sequence ATGTGCAGCATAGAAGAAACGTTCGAGCGCGATGGCAAGATGCCCGCATACTACAGgagatatgtggatgacacgtTAACTATTGTGTCAAATATAGCATCAGCTAATGAATTCCTCGAGACTCTTAACCACTGCCACCCCTCGGTTAAGTTCACTATGGAGATTGAGAATAATGGAATGCTTCCGTTTCTGGGCACACAGCTCCTTAACAAATCTACACAAATCCAAACCAAAGTGTATGTCAAACCTACCAACACTGGCCTTTTGCTGCATTACAAGAGCCATGTTGATGATCGCTACAAGCGCGGCTTATTGAAAACTATGCTTGATCGTGCCTTCCGCCTCTCATCTAACTGGTCATACTTTTCCGATGAATGTGATCGGCTCAAAATGGTGTTTTCTCGTCTTAGCTATCCAGACAGGTTAATTAATTCCACCATCTCGCGCTTTATTGCAGTCAAAGCTTCTGATCAACCTGTTCTCGAGTTACCAGCTGTTAACAACGAATTAAAAGCGGTTCCCGTGGTTCTGCCATTTAAGGACCAGTCTTCAGCCGATATTGTAAGAGCACAACTTAGAGATCTGAGCCAGAAAATTCAAGTGACCGTCCGGCCCGTGTTTGTTAGCCACAAGATTAAACAGCATCTGAAACCGCGCGAAGTCAAGCCTCCCATTGTCAATcaacaatcccttgtttatcagtttaaatgtgacctgtgtgatgcaaGTTATGTTGGTTACACACGGCGGCATTTGCATCAACGCGTTGACGAGCACAAGAATGCGTCTTCCTCCATTGGAAAGCATTTCCGTGTGGAACATTCCTATGTGCCCAATGACCTTACGAGGAATTTTaccattttaaaaaagtgcaagagcaagtttgactgtctcatttatgaaatgtttttaattaatgaactgagaccaagcctgaatgtacagtcagactcaattcgtgcgaaagtgTTTTAA